One part of the Streptomyces lienomycini genome encodes these proteins:
- a CDS encoding carboxylesterase/lipase family protein, protein MNHHPGPVVTTAQGAVRGLRRDGTLTFLNIPYAAPPRGAARFAPPRPHEPWDGVRDATVPGPNAPQSERRLGDVDMTPYFGTGWSRGEDYLTVNVFTPAADGGGLPVMVFVHGGGFVAGSTRSALYDGSAFARDGVVLVTLNYRLGIAGFLDIPGAPANRGLLDVVAALRWVRENVSAFGGDPHHVTLFGQSAGATTVGGVLATPEAAGLFRRAIVQSGSGLGAFTPEQAARVTEAAAGALGIEPHVDAFADLPDERLVEAASRLAGIDLRTETHTDPLIGLSPFSLVLATQPAAAVAAGLAADVDLLVGTNTEEGNLYLVPVGAYATSTAADVDEAAARAHPDPALLVEAYRTSRPEASFAELRSAVMADALFGAGSRALADAHAAHPGSATHAYEFAWRSHALDGDLGATHAVELPFVFDLADRPELNGPHALLGPDRAPADLATRVHETWIRFARTGDPGWDPYDTDRRATMRIDAEWTQVDDPRGRERQVWS, encoded by the coding sequence ATGAATCACCACCCCGGTCCCGTCGTCACCACCGCGCAGGGCGCCGTCCGCGGCCTGCGCCGGGACGGCACCCTCACCTTCCTGAACATCCCGTACGCCGCTCCGCCCCGCGGCGCCGCCCGGTTCGCCCCGCCGCGGCCGCACGAACCGTGGGACGGCGTACGGGACGCCACCGTGCCGGGACCCAACGCGCCCCAGTCCGAACGCAGGCTCGGCGACGTCGACATGACCCCCTACTTCGGCACCGGCTGGAGCCGCGGCGAGGACTACCTCACCGTCAACGTCTTCACGCCCGCCGCCGACGGTGGCGGACTGCCGGTCATGGTGTTCGTCCACGGCGGCGGCTTCGTCGCCGGATCGACGCGCTCCGCCCTGTACGACGGCTCCGCGTTCGCCCGTGACGGCGTCGTCCTCGTCACCCTCAACTACCGGCTCGGCATCGCCGGGTTCCTCGACATCCCCGGGGCGCCCGCCAACCGCGGCCTGCTCGACGTCGTCGCCGCGCTGCGCTGGGTGCGGGAGAACGTCTCCGCCTTCGGCGGCGACCCGCACCACGTCACCCTCTTCGGTCAGTCCGCCGGGGCGACCACCGTCGGCGGGGTCCTCGCCACCCCCGAGGCCGCCGGACTGTTCCGCCGGGCGATCGTGCAGAGCGGCAGCGGCCTGGGCGCGTTCACACCCGAACAGGCCGCCCGCGTCACCGAGGCCGCGGCCGGGGCCCTGGGCATCGAGCCCCACGTCGACGCGTTCGCCGACCTCCCCGACGAACGGCTCGTCGAGGCGGCGTCCCGGCTCGCGGGCATCGACCTGCGGACCGAGACCCACACCGACCCGCTGATCGGCCTCAGCCCCTTCAGCCTGGTGCTCGCCACCCAGCCCGCCGCGGCCGTCGCCGCGGGTCTCGCCGCCGACGTCGACCTGCTCGTCGGCACCAACACCGAGGAGGGCAACCTCTACCTGGTCCCGGTGGGCGCGTACGCCACCTCGACCGCCGCCGACGTCGACGAGGCCGCCGCCCGCGCGCATCCCGACCCGGCGCTGCTCGTCGAGGCCTACCGCACCTCCCGCCCCGAGGCGTCCTTCGCGGAACTGCGCTCCGCCGTCATGGCCGACGCCCTGTTCGGCGCGGGCAGCCGCGCGCTGGCCGACGCCCATGCCGCCCACCCCGGATCCGCCACCCACGCCTACGAGTTCGCCTGGCGCTCCCACGCCCTGGACGGCGACCTCGGCGCCACCCACGCGGTCGAACTTCCCTTCGTCTTCGACCTCGCGGACCGGCCCGAACTCAACGGCCCCCACGCCCTGCTCGGCCCCGACCGGGCGCCCGCGGACCTCGCCACCCGCGTCCACGAGACCTGGATCCGGTTCGCCCGGACCGGCGACCCCGGCTGGGACCCGTACGACACCGACCGCCGGGCCACCATGCGCATCGACGCCGAGTGGACCCAGGTCGACGACCCCCGCGGCCGGGAACGACAGGTCTGGAGCTGA
- a CDS encoding RidA family protein, whose protein sequence is MTRTVVATDEAPAPPAPLSQGIRKGPVLQVSGQLPFHPDTGDIVGTTVAEQTAQVLRNVTAVLKAGGAGLADVVMLRVHLTDPAHLPELNEAYAAAVGEPFPARTTVYMRLPPGVLVEIDALAVLDD, encoded by the coding sequence ATGACCAGAACCGTCGTCGCCACGGACGAGGCCCCCGCCCCGCCCGCCCCGCTCTCCCAGGGCATCCGCAAGGGCCCCGTCCTCCAGGTCTCCGGGCAGCTCCCGTTCCACCCGGACACGGGCGACATCGTCGGCACCACGGTCGCCGAGCAGACCGCGCAGGTACTGCGCAACGTCACCGCCGTCCTGAAGGCGGGCGGAGCCGGCCTCGCGGACGTCGTGATGCTGCGCGTCCACCTCACCGACCCCGCCCACCTGCCGGAACTGAACGAGGCGTACGCGGCGGCCGTCGGCGAACCCTTCCCCGCCCGCACCACCGTGTACATGCGGCTCCCGCCGGGGGTACTCGTCGAGATCGACGCCCTGGCCGTACTGGACGACTGA
- a CDS encoding TetR/AcrR family transcriptional regulator produces the protein MSRENHGPPKRADARRNYDRILEAAAAEVSRRGADASLEEIARRAGVGSATLHRHFPSRWGLLQAVFQERVARLCDEARSLAGAYPPATALAKWLMSLAVFGASTRGAARSLLQATGTAASGAQDSRCEQLLTDAGSVLLARAQEDGTVRDDVTVLELLTLANAVSLAAEHAPGAARHATRLMEIAIEGLGVSGPCPHD, from the coding sequence GTGAGCAGGGAGAACCACGGCCCGCCCAAGCGCGCGGACGCACGTCGCAACTACGACCGGATCCTGGAGGCCGCCGCCGCGGAAGTCTCCCGGCGCGGAGCGGACGCCTCCCTGGAGGAGATCGCCCGGAGGGCCGGAGTCGGCTCCGCCACCCTGCACCGCCACTTCCCGTCCCGGTGGGGCCTGCTCCAGGCCGTCTTCCAGGAGCGCGTGGCGCGGCTGTGCGACGAGGCCCGGTCGCTGGCGGGCGCGTACCCGCCCGCGACCGCTCTGGCGAAGTGGCTGATGTCCCTGGCGGTCTTCGGCGCCTCCACGCGCGGTGCCGCCCGTTCCCTGCTGCAGGCGACGGGCACGGCCGCGTCGGGCGCGCAGGATTCGAGGTGCGAGCAGTTGCTGACGGACGCCGGTTCCGTCCTCCTGGCCCGCGCCCAGGAGGACGGAACCGTCCGCGACGACGTGACCGTCCTCGAACTGCTCACCCTCGCCAACGCGGTGTCCCTCGCGGCCGAGCACGCCCCCGGCGCCGCGCGGCACGCCACCCGGCTCATGGAGATCGCCATCGAGGGCCTGGGCGTGTCCGGACCCTGCCCCCACGACTGA
- a CDS encoding NAD(P)-dependent alcohol dehydrogenase: MRAVQFDRFGPPEVLRVHDIPTPRPGPGEVLVEVRAASVDAGETAFRAGKMRRVTRTRFPRGLGSDFAGRVAAVGSGVSAWNVGDAVWGLTPHLVFGAVAEYVAVPERRLARAPENLSLLEAAALPVAGTTAMTALTDKARLQPGERLLVRGATGGVGSVAVQWGKALGAHVTALAGARNLDWITRLGADDALDYRTTRPAALGRFDVIVDVVGTDLGAYQARLAPKGRLVALSFDADRVVSSMLDTALRAAAAPRRVKMFSNNPSADRIAELTRAAEAGTIRPVIDTVFPLHDIAAAHARLEAGGVRGKHVIDMRALPEDLPTP; the protein is encoded by the coding sequence ATGCGTGCCGTACAGTTCGACCGTTTCGGACCGCCCGAGGTCCTGCGGGTCCATGACATTCCCACGCCCCGGCCGGGGCCGGGAGAAGTGCTCGTCGAGGTGCGCGCCGCCAGCGTGGACGCCGGCGAGACGGCCTTCAGAGCGGGCAAGATGCGCCGGGTGACGCGCACCCGCTTCCCCCGCGGCCTGGGCAGCGACTTCGCCGGCCGGGTCGCGGCCGTCGGCAGCGGCGTGAGCGCCTGGAACGTCGGCGACGCGGTGTGGGGACTCACGCCGCACCTCGTCTTCGGGGCCGTCGCCGAGTACGTCGCCGTGCCCGAGCGGCGGCTCGCCCGCGCTCCCGAGAACCTGAGCCTGCTCGAGGCCGCCGCCCTCCCCGTGGCGGGCACCACCGCGATGACCGCCCTGACCGACAAGGCGCGGCTCCAGCCGGGGGAGCGGCTCCTGGTCCGCGGCGCCACCGGTGGCGTCGGCAGCGTCGCCGTGCAGTGGGGCAAGGCGCTCGGCGCCCACGTCACCGCCCTGGCCGGCGCCCGCAACCTCGACTGGATCACCCGGCTCGGGGCGGACGACGCCCTGGACTACCGCACGACCCGGCCCGCGGCCCTCGGCCGGTTCGACGTGATCGTCGACGTCGTCGGCACCGACCTGGGCGCCTATCAGGCGCGGCTGGCCCCCAAGGGGCGTCTGGTCGCCCTCTCCTTCGACGCGGACCGCGTCGTGTCCTCCATGCTCGACACCGCCCTGCGGGCCGCCGCCGCCCCCCGGCGCGTCAAGATGTTCAGCAACAACCCGTCGGCCGACCGGATCGCCGAGCTCACCCGGGCCGCGGAGGCGGGGACGATCCGGCCCGTGATCGACACGGTCTTCCCCCTGCACGACATCGCGGCGGCCCATGCCCGGCTCGAGGCCGGCGGCGTGCGCGGCAAACACGTCATCGACATGCGGGCGCTCCCCGAGGACCTGCCGACGCCGTGA
- a CDS encoding DinB family protein, which produces MPTGAHRRDTPPPRTAGSETETLRGFLDYLRTSVAAKVDGAPEPGVRTAAVPSGTNLLGLLNHLTHVERALFLGEEVRDWPATFRAAPQDGVADVVARYREAVERANRVLDTCADLGEPVPRPRPGRPAPSVRWALTHMIEETGRHAGHADVLRELLDGATGR; this is translated from the coding sequence ATGCCCACCGGCGCACACCGCCGTGACACCCCGCCGCCCCGGACCGCGGGCAGCGAGACCGAGACCCTGCGCGGGTTCCTCGACTACCTCCGCACCTCGGTCGCGGCCAAGGTCGACGGCGCCCCCGAACCCGGAGTCCGTACGGCCGCGGTGCCGTCCGGCACGAACCTGCTCGGGCTCCTCAACCACCTGACCCACGTCGAGCGGGCGCTCTTCCTCGGTGAGGAGGTGCGGGACTGGCCGGCGACGTTCCGGGCCGCGCCGCAGGACGGCGTGGCCGATGTCGTCGCCCGCTACCGGGAGGCCGTCGAGCGCGCGAACCGGGTCCTCGACACGTGCGCCGACCTCGGCGAACCGGTCCCCCGGCCGCGACCGGGCCGTCCCGCGCCCAGCGTCCGCTGGGCCCTCACCCACATGATCGAGGAGACCGGCCGCCACGCCGGGCACGCGGACGTCCTGCGCGAACTGCTCGACGGTGCGACGGGACGCTGA
- a CDS encoding class I SAM-dependent methyltransferase, whose protein sequence is MSATDAVTFWDGVYAARPAPDAPRPNVRLVETVTGLPSGDALDLGCGSGGDALWLARRGWRVTAVDISGVAAERLAAHARAHGLGDLVDAVRHDLRTSFPAGRYDLVCAHYLHTPFDLDRAAVLRSAAHALRPGGRLLVVDHGSTAPWSWDQDPDVRHPAPGEVAAGLALDPATWRVERAEAPRRTATGPDGRTAEVVDHVLLVRRAG, encoded by the coding sequence ATGAGCGCCACCGATGCGGTCACGTTCTGGGACGGCGTCTACGCGGCCCGCCCGGCGCCCGACGCCCCGCGGCCGAACGTCCGCCTCGTCGAGACGGTCACCGGCCTGCCCTCCGGCGACGCGCTCGACCTGGGGTGCGGCAGCGGCGGCGACGCGCTGTGGCTCGCCCGGCGGGGCTGGCGGGTCACGGCCGTGGACATCTCCGGCGTGGCGGCCGAGCGGCTCGCGGCGCACGCCCGCGCCCACGGGCTCGGCGACCTCGTCGACGCCGTACGGCACGATCTGCGCACGTCCTTCCCCGCGGGCCGGTACGACCTGGTCTGCGCGCACTACCTCCACACGCCCTTCGACCTGGACCGGGCGGCGGTCCTGCGGTCGGCCGCGCACGCGCTGCGCCCCGGCGGGCGGCTGCTGGTCGTCGACCACGGCTCGACCGCGCCGTGGTCGTGGGACCAGGACCCCGACGTCCGTCACCCGGCGCCCGGGGAGGTCGCGGCGGGCCTCGCCCTGGACCCGGCGACGTGGCGGGTCGAGCGGGCCGAGGCTCCGCGTCGGACCGCGACCGGCCCGGACGGGCGCACCGCGGAGGTCGTCGACCACGTCCTGCTCGTGCGCCGCGCGGGCTGA
- a CDS encoding helix-turn-helix domain-containing protein, translating to MDAGTDDVLDAVGPRLRALRRERGITLAHLSAATGVSESTLSRLESGRRRATLELLLPLARIYDVPLDDLVGAPRTGDPRIHLKPVRRFGMVFVPLSRRPGGTQAFKMIIPSRPAPLEPTPQTHEGSEWLYVLGGRLRLLVGERDLRLSAGEAAEFDTSLPHWLGSADGGAVELLVLFGLQGVRAHVS from the coding sequence ATGGACGCCGGAACGGACGACGTACTCGACGCGGTGGGCCCACGACTGCGCGCCCTGCGCCGCGAACGCGGCATCACCCTCGCCCACCTCTCGGCGGCGACCGGCGTGTCGGAGAGCACCCTGTCCCGGCTGGAGAGCGGACGGCGCAGGGCGACCCTGGAACTCCTGCTGCCCCTCGCCCGGATCTACGACGTCCCCCTGGACGACCTCGTCGGCGCCCCGCGCACGGGCGATCCCCGGATCCACCTGAAGCCGGTCCGGCGGTTCGGGATGGTCTTCGTGCCGCTGTCCCGGCGGCCGGGCGGCACCCAGGCCTTCAAGATGATCATCCCGAGCCGTCCGGCGCCGCTCGAACCGACGCCGCAGACCCACGAGGGCTCCGAGTGGCTCTACGTGCTCGGCGGCCGGCTGCGGCTGCTGGTCGGGGAGCGCGACCTCAGGCTGTCGGCCGGCGAGGCGGCCGAGTTCGACACGTCCCTGCCGCACTGGCTGGGCAGCGCCGACGGCGGCGCGGTCGAACTGCTCGTCCTCTTCGGCCTGCAGGGCGTGCGGGCGCACGTGTCCTGA
- a CDS encoding DUF4190 domain-containing protein, producing the protein MSIPPPPGPQGPYPQGPYAPQWGHPLAPYPRQAPVNGLAIAAFVLGVLCFVPAVGLVLGLIALARIRKRGERGKGFAVAGCVLSSVGLALWALTLSTGAAADFWDGFRDAARGEGTAYSLEKGQCFTTPDGSLQGVTYDVDEVPCERRHDGEVFASFELPRGSYPGDEGITRVADDRCYALQDAYAMDRWALPADVDVYYLTPTSASWRAGDREVTCLFGNTDERGTLTGSLRNDGARLDPDQHTYLLAEGHLNRAMDEVPEAEAVEDDLAGYRIWAGRVTQALGEEIATLDGHGWPAGAERPVAELTDDLEAARAQWGLAAKAADADAYYEHYGKGYDLLVADTTVTARKALGLADTRPDYEDGDGGDGGADAGGGEVPGLEV; encoded by the coding sequence GTGTCGATACCGCCACCGCCGGGACCCCAAGGGCCGTACCCCCAGGGCCCGTACGCTCCGCAGTGGGGCCACCCCCTCGCGCCGTACCCCCGGCAGGCACCCGTCAACGGGCTGGCCATCGCCGCGTTCGTGCTCGGTGTCCTGTGCTTCGTGCCCGCGGTCGGACTCGTGCTGGGGCTGATCGCGCTGGCCCGGATCCGCAAGCGGGGCGAGCGGGGCAAGGGGTTCGCGGTGGCCGGCTGCGTGCTGTCCTCCGTGGGGCTGGCGCTGTGGGCGCTGACCCTCTCCACGGGCGCCGCCGCCGACTTCTGGGACGGCTTCCGCGACGCCGCGCGCGGCGAGGGCACCGCCTACTCCCTCGAGAAGGGCCAGTGCTTCACCACCCCCGACGGCTCCCTCCAGGGGGTGACGTACGACGTCGACGAGGTGCCCTGCGAACGGCGGCACGACGGCGAGGTGTTCGCCTCCTTCGAGCTGCCCCGCGGTTCCTACCCCGGCGACGAGGGCATCACGCGGGTCGCCGACGACCGGTGCTACGCCCTCCAGGACGCCTACGCGATGGACCGGTGGGCGCTGCCTGCCGACGTCGACGTCTACTACCTGACCCCGACCTCCGCGAGCTGGCGGGCCGGTGACCGGGAGGTCACCTGCCTGTTCGGGAACACGGACGAGCGGGGCACGCTGACCGGCTCGCTGCGCAACGACGGCGCGCGGCTCGACCCGGACCAGCACACGTACCTGCTGGCGGAGGGCCATCTGAACCGGGCCATGGACGAGGTGCCCGAGGCGGAGGCCGTCGAGGACGACCTCGCGGGCTACCGGATCTGGGCCGGGCGGGTGACCCAGGCGCTCGGGGAGGAGATCGCGACGCTGGACGGGCACGGCTGGCCGGCCGGTGCCGAGCGCCCGGTCGCCGAGCTGACCGACGACCTGGAGGCCGCCCGCGCGCAGTGGGGCCTGGCGGCGAAGGCCGCCGACGCCGACGCGTACTACGAGCACTACGGCAAGGGCTACGACCTCCTCGTCGCCGACACCACGGTCACCGCCCGCAAGGCTCTGGGGCTGGCGGACACCCGGCCGGACTACGAGGACGGCGACGGCGGCGACGGCGGCGCTGACGCCGGCGGGGGAGAAGTCCCCGGCCTGGAGGTGTGA
- a CDS encoding GntR family transcriptional regulator: MTFGEQPAYLRVAGDLRKKIADGLLPPHTRLPSQARIREEYGVSDTVALEARKVLMAEGLVEGRSGSGTYVRERPVPKRVARSGYRPAGGATPFRQEQADGDGRGTWESRSEQAEASGAVAERLGIKPGDRVMCTRYVFREAGEAVMLSTSWEPLDLTGRTPVMLPEEGPLGGMGVVERMAAIDVVVDNVTEEVGARPGLAEELLALGGVPGHVVVVIQRTFYASGRAVETADVVVPADRYRVAYHLPVR; encoded by the coding sequence GTGACATTCGGTGAGCAGCCGGCGTATCTGCGTGTCGCGGGTGATCTCCGTAAGAAGATCGCCGACGGCCTGCTGCCGCCTCATACCCGCCTTCCGTCCCAGGCCCGGATCCGCGAGGAGTACGGCGTCTCGGACACCGTCGCCCTGGAGGCCCGCAAGGTGCTGATGGCCGAGGGCCTGGTCGAGGGGCGCTCCGGTTCCGGCACCTATGTGCGCGAGCGGCCCGTCCCCAAGCGCGTCGCCCGCTCCGGGTACCGGCCGGCCGGCGGCGCCACGCCCTTCCGGCAGGAGCAGGCCGACGGCGACGGGCGCGGCACCTGGGAGTCGCGCAGTGAGCAGGCCGAGGCGAGCGGCGCCGTGGCCGAGCGGCTCGGGATCAAGCCCGGGGACCGCGTGATGTGCACGCGGTACGTCTTCCGGGAGGCGGGCGAGGCCGTCATGCTCTCCACCTCCTGGGAGCCGCTGGACCTCACCGGCCGCACGCCGGTGATGCTGCCCGAGGAGGGGCCGCTCGGCGGCATGGGCGTCGTCGAGCGGATGGCCGCCATCGACGTCGTCGTCGACAACGTCACCGAGGAGGTCGGCGCCCGCCCCGGCCTCGCCGAGGAGCTGCTCGCCCTCGGCGGCGTGCCCGGACACGTGGTCGTGGTCATCCAGCGCACGTTCTACGCCTCGGGCCGCGCGGTCGAGACGGCCGACGTGGTCGTCCCGGCCGACCGGTACCGGGTGGCGTACCACCTCCCCGTCAGGTAG
- a CDS encoding SPOR domain-containing protein: MNDSTVTLPWLVFRQDDNGNRYRVGRYATRAEAQEIADTLDGRGHKQLYWIVKLGPSGTATG; the protein is encoded by the coding sequence ATGAACGACAGCACGGTCACTCTTCCCTGGCTGGTCTTCCGGCAGGACGACAACGGCAACCGCTACCGCGTGGGCAGGTACGCGACCCGGGCCGAGGCCCAGGAGATCGCGGACACCCTCGACGGTCGCGGACACAAGCAGCTCTACTGGATCGTGAAACTGGGCCCGAGCGGAACCGCGACGGGCTGA
- a CDS encoding (deoxy)nucleoside triphosphate pyrophosphohydrolase yields MTQRIVVGAALIDGGRLLAARRSAPAELAGRWELPGGKVEAGESPEAALVRELREELGVTAEPGERVAGQWPLRPPFVLHVWTARLLPGSAAPLPLEDHDDLRWLTPAQIWDVPWLDQDVPAVERALAHLGRATGDGRRATSGGTDDGTGPG; encoded by the coding sequence ATGACGCAACGGATCGTGGTGGGCGCCGCCCTGATCGACGGAGGGCGCCTGCTCGCCGCGCGCCGCAGCGCGCCGGCCGAACTGGCCGGCCGGTGGGAGCTGCCGGGCGGCAAGGTCGAGGCGGGCGAGAGCCCCGAGGCGGCCCTCGTACGGGAACTGCGCGAGGAACTCGGGGTGACGGCCGAGCCGGGTGAGCGCGTGGCGGGGCAGTGGCCGCTGAGGCCGCCGTTCGTCCTGCACGTGTGGACCGCGCGCCTGCTCCCCGGCTCCGCCGCTCCGCTGCCCCTGGAGGACCACGACGACCTGCGCTGGCTGACCCCGGCCCAGATCTGGGACGTGCCCTGGCTCGACCAGGACGTGCCCGCCGTGGAGCGGGCCCTCGCCCACCTCGGACGCGCGACGGGCGACGGGCGTCGGGCGACGAGTGGCGGGACGGATGACGGTACCGGGCCCGGATAA
- a CDS encoding ATP-binding protein has product MIGVIGSEGGCAEWVFPAAPDAVRTARSLVRRTLDEWRLAHVGDIAALLVSELVTNALRHATGPIGVRLVCPRDGADGVLLVEVSDPLPDLPRERVAHPDDEDGRGLRLVASVASRWGTRPGEAGKTVWFELAVPR; this is encoded by the coding sequence GTGATCGGCGTGATCGGCAGCGAGGGCGGCTGCGCGGAGTGGGTGTTCCCCGCCGCGCCGGACGCCGTGCGGACCGCCCGCTCCCTGGTCCGCCGCACCCTGGACGAGTGGCGGCTCGCCCACGTCGGGGACATCGCCGCCCTGCTGGTCAGCGAGCTGGTCACCAACGCCCTGCGGCACGCCACCGGCCCCATCGGCGTCCGCCTGGTGTGCCCCCGCGACGGCGCCGACGGAGTCCTGCTGGTGGAGGTGTCCGACCCGCTGCCGGACCTGCCCCGCGAACGCGTCGCCCACCCCGACGACGAGGACGGCCGGGGTCTGCGGTTGGTGGCGTCCGTCGCGAGCCGCTGGGGCACCCGGCCCGGCGAGGCGGGCAAAACGGTGTGGTTCGAACTGGCGGTGCCCCGATAG